In Mycobacteriales bacterium, the genomic stretch TGTTCCGGCTCGGCTGGTCGGCCCGGCACGGCGAGCCGGCGCACGTCCGCTTCGTCGAACGGGCTGGGTTGCTCGCGGCCTTCGACGACGCGATCGAGCGCGGCGCCGACGTGGTCCATCTGCACGGCTGGGGCACCGCCCGGCTGGCCGAGCGAGCGGGCGCCGTCCCCGCGGTGCACGTCGCGGTCGACCCGTGGGCGCTCAACTTCGCCAACCGCCGGACCTCCCCGCTGCGACGGTGCCTGGATCGCAACCAGCCGGCCCGGGTGGCGCGCCACGAGCAACGGCACTACCCGGCTGCCGCCGCAGTCGTCGTCGTCACCGAGGCCGACGCCGAAGCGCTTCGTCCGGTCGCCGCGCCGACCACCGTCGAGGTCATCCCCAACGGCGTCGAGCCAGGCCCGGACCCGACCGACCCTGCTGCGGACCCGCCGGTGATCGGCTTTCACGGCGTGTTCGACAGCCAGGCCAACGTCGCGGCGGCGGTGTCGCTGGTCACCGAGATCCTGCCGCGGGTCCGGGCGAGCGTGCCCGGCGTCCGCGTGCTGCTCGCCGGCCGGCGGCCACCGAGCCTCGTACGCGACTTGGCGGGACCGGCCGTCGAGGTTCGCGCGGACGTCGACGACATCCGTGACGCCCTCCTCGACATGAGCGTGCACGTCGACTGGATGACTTCCGGCGCCGGGATCAAGAACAAGGTCCTCGAGGCGATGGCGGCTGCCCGGCCGGTGGTTGCCTCCGCCGCCGGAGCTCAGGGCATCGGCGCGGGCGACGGCCTGACGGTGGCCCCCGACCTCGACGCGGCGGCTGCCGCGATCGTTGCGCTGCTGCGCGACCCGGCGGCACTGCGTACGGCGGGGACGGCCGCGCGTGAGCGCGTTGTCGCCGACTTCAGCTGGGACGACAACGCGCGAGCGCTCGAGCGACTGTGGGCGCGGGTCGCCGACGTGAGAGCGGCGTCGTGAAGATCGAGGTCGTCACGTGGCATCTGCCTCACCCCGACGGGACCGCGACCGGCCGCCACGTGTTCGCGATCTGGGACGCCGTCCGGCAGCAGGGCCACGACGTGACCGCCTGGTGCTGGGGTAGCCCGCCCGACGGCCTGACGCCGCCGCCGTGGGTGCGCTGCTCGCCGTATCACGACCCGGGCGGCTGGCGCCGCAAGCCGGCGACGCTGGTGCGTCCGCGTGCCGGGCTGGCCTCGGTCGGCTGGCAGCCGAGCGCCGACGCGGTGGCGTGGGCCGAGGAACCGGAGTCCTACGCCGCGATCGCCCAGGCCGCCAAGCGCGGCGTCACGATCTATCACTCGGAGCGGCTCGACGCGGTGGCGCTGCGCCGCCCGCGACCCGCCGTCATGCAGTCGATGCGGGCCGAGCGCCACGTCGTGCGTCACGCCGACGTCGCGATCACGTTCTCCGCGCGGGTGGCGCGTGTGACCGGGATAGGCGAGCTGTGTCCGGTGACGCTGCCGATCCCGGTCGCGCCGCTCGACCCGGTGGCCGAGCCGGTCGCGGTCATGATCGCCGACTGGGCGTGGCAGCCGAACCAGGCGGCTTCGCACCGGCTGTTCACCCACTGGCAGACCGTGCGTGAGGCGCTGCCCGACGCCAAGCTGCTGATCGCCGGACGCGGCATGAGCGACCGGGCGGTTCCCCCGGGCGTCGAGGTCGTCGGTGAGGTGGCCACGCCGAGCGACGCGCTGCGGCGGGCCGCCGTGCTCGCCTTCCCGTGCCCGCCGACGAGTGGCCCGAAGATGAAGGTGCTCGACGCGCTCGCCTGGGGGCTGCCGGTCGTCACGACCCGCGCCGGGGTCGAGGGCATCCAGGTCGCGGAGCCGGCGGTCGCCGTCGCCGACGACGCGGGCTTCGCGTCGGCGCTGATCGACGTGCTCGGCGACCCGGCGCGGCGCGCCGAGATGGCAGCCGCTGGTCGCGCCGCCGTACTCGCCCATCACACGCCGCAACAGGCGGCGGCCGCGCGGCTGGCGCTGATCAGCCGCCTCTAGCCCCCACGGGGACCGGGTCGTCGACCAGATGCAGGTCGAACAGGTCGTCGCTGAACGCCGACGGCTCGGGCAGCGGCCGCCGCCGGCGCCGATACGGCAGCGGGGCGATGAACCCGATCGCGAGACCCACCGCGGCGCCCGACGCCGGTGCGGTCCGCCAGAAGGTGGCCCGGGACTTCACCGGTGGGGTGTAGACGAGGGTCTGGAACGCGTCGAGGTAGGAGGCCTGGCGCAGCGTCGCGGTCAGGTGGGAGTACGCCGCGAGGGTCCGATCGGCGCTCGGTGAGCTGATCCGCATCGTGCCGACACCGGCCGCGCCGTAGTCGTCCAGACATGAGATGTGCACCCCCATCGACTGCTGGAGGTCGTCGGCCACCTGGCAGACCGTGGCGATCAGCAGCCGACCCGAGGTGACCGCGTCGTAGACGCCGGTGTTGCGCTGCGGCGTCACCGTCGAGAACTGCCGCTCCTGGGAAACCGTGACCGGGGCGAGCAGCATCGCCGCCAGGCCGACGAGCGCGCCGGCCGAGGAGAACGTCACGATCCGCCGGAACGACCATTTCGGCATCAGCGCCCGGCCGAGCTCCGGCTCCGCGGTCGCGGTGGCGAGCGCCACCATGAGCATCGCGAGCTCGGCCGGCTGGCTCAGCAACAGCGCGTCGTCGACCAGGCCGCTGAACAAGAACGCGAGGAAGCCGAGTGCGCAGCCCACGACGATGGTGCGCCGGGTCTTGTCGAGCAGCCGGATGCCGCGGCAGGACTGGAAGAGTGCGGTGACGCACACGACGAGCAGGATGGCCGCGCCGACCGCGCCGGTGTCCCCGTAGGCGTAGAGGTAGAAGTTGTCGGTCGTCGGTACGCCGATCGTCTGCAACCCGCCGATGCCGAGGCCGAGGTAGGCGTGGTGGGAGACCGCGTCGAGGATCGGCGGCAGCCGCTGGAAGCGGACGCCGACCGATCCCTGGTCGGTCTTCAGCGACAGGTGATGCCGGATCGCTCCGTCAAAGAAGAACAACCCGACCGCCACCAGCACGCTCGACGAGGCGAGCAGCACGGCGCGGCGTTCCATGAGCAGGATCGCCAGCAGGATGAAGACGACCGGGATCGCGGCCGCGGCGCTGCGGGCGTAGGTCCAGTAGATCGCGGCGAACGTCAGGAGCATCAGCGGGATGCTCCACGTCACCAAGCGCTTGGCCCGCAGCAGGTAGATGGTGGCGAGCGGCAGCACCATGATCGCCACCCACGCATAGCCCAGGGCGAACTCGGCGCTCGAGCGCACCCGCAGGTGCCCGGCGCGGGTCTCCAGCACGTGCGCGGCCGTCGTAGACCCGGACTCGCCGGCGAGGTTGAACAGGTGCTCGCCGTAGGACTGCCTGGTGAAGTGCTCGAGGATCGCGATCGCCGCCGACACACCGAAGCTGACCAGCACCGTCTTCACGACGAACCGCGGGTTGTCGACCCATCGGCACAACGCGAGCATCACGACGTAGAAGCCGGCGACGAACGCCAGGTTGATCAAGCGCTGCAAACCGACCGTGGGGATGCCGCCGGGGGGTGCGAACGCCAGCCCGTTGGTCGTCCATGTCACGACGAGCAGCGCCAGCGCCAGATGCAGCGGGGTGGACCGGAACAGCCGGTTCCAGCCGCCCTGCTTGCCCATCGTCGCCAGGCGCACCGCCGCCGCGCCGATCAGGACGTGGTTGACGGTCGCGTAGGAGGTGAGCATGTGCGGCGCGACGAGCGTCGCGGGGACGAGCATCGTGGAGGCCACGAGCAGCCCGACCACCGCCGTCGGGCGGGAGTACAGGCAGATCAGTACGCCGAGCAGCGTGCCGCCGTCGATCAGCAGTACGCCCATTGGTTACGCCCCGCGGCTTTCGCCGGCTACCAGCGACGGCGCAGCAGGT encodes the following:
- a CDS encoding glycosyltransferase, translating into MRVVVVSAWEPWRTTDGAAFILDHQLRRLAGRHEITLLAAGAPVPEVSPVPEAAGRYAEASVSWFGPEVSPLADYLFRLGWSARHGEPAHVRFVERAGLLAAFDDAIERGADVVHLHGWGTARLAERAGAVPAVHVAVDPWALNFANRRTSPLRRCLDRNQPARVARHEQRHYPAAAAVVVVTEADAEALRPVAAPTTVEVIPNGVEPGPDPTDPAADPPVIGFHGVFDSQANVAAAVSLVTEILPRVRASVPGVRVLLAGRRPPSLVRDLAGPAVEVRADVDDIRDALLDMSVHVDWMTSGAGIKNKVLEAMAAARPVVASAAGAQGIGAGDGLTVAPDLDAAAAAIVALLRDPAALRTAGTAARERVVADFSWDDNARALERLWARVADVRAAS
- a CDS encoding O-antigen ligase family protein, with translation MGVLLIDGGTLLGVLICLYSRPTAVVGLLVASTMLVPATLVAPHMLTSYATVNHVLIGAAAVRLATMGKQGGWNRLFRSTPLHLALALLVVTWTTNGLAFAPPGGIPTVGLQRLINLAFVAGFYVVMLALCRWVDNPRFVVKTVLVSFGVSAAIAILEHFTRQSYGEHLFNLAGESGSTTAAHVLETRAGHLRVRSSAEFALGYAWVAIMVLPLATIYLLRAKRLVTWSIPLMLLTFAAIYWTYARSAAAAIPVVFILLAILLMERRAVLLASSSVLVAVGLFFFDGAIRHHLSLKTDQGSVGVRFQRLPPILDAVSHHAYLGLGIGGLQTIGVPTTDNFYLYAYGDTGAVGAAILLVVCVTALFQSCRGIRLLDKTRRTIVVGCALGFLAFLFSGLVDDALLLSQPAELAMLMVALATATAEPELGRALMPKWSFRRIVTFSSAGALVGLAAMLLAPVTVSQERQFSTVTPQRNTGVYDAVTSGRLLIATVCQVADDLQQSMGVHISCLDDYGAAGVGTMRISSPSADRTLAAYSHLTATLRQASYLDAFQTLVYTPPVKSRATFWRTAPASGAAVGLAIGFIAPLPYRRRRRPLPEPSAFSDDLFDLHLVDDPVPVGARGG
- a CDS encoding glycosyltransferase; this encodes MKIEVVTWHLPHPDGTATGRHVFAIWDAVRQQGHDVTAWCWGSPPDGLTPPPWVRCSPYHDPGGWRRKPATLVRPRAGLASVGWQPSADAVAWAEEPESYAAIAQAAKRGVTIYHSERLDAVALRRPRPAVMQSMRAERHVVRHADVAITFSARVARVTGIGELCPVTLPIPVAPLDPVAEPVAVMIADWAWQPNQAASHRLFTHWQTVREALPDAKLLIAGRGMSDRAVPPGVEVVGEVATPSDALRRAAVLAFPCPPTSGPKMKVLDALAWGLPVVTTRAGVEGIQVAEPAVAVADDAGFASALIDVLGDPARRAEMAAAGRAAVLAHHTPQQAAAARLALISRL